One window of Thalassovita mediterranea genomic DNA carries:
- a CDS encoding PBSX family phage terminase large subunit, with the protein MARSAARRKELEDSTHLTNPNLWDFWEEVFLGGADQAVLHGGRSSSKTRDTACQLVRLVNHVPVMMRVLCIRRFQNRIQDSVYTELKWAIDHLGLTDEYDVQKTTIIHRRSGSQFIFYGIERNLEDIKGTSDVDILWVEEAEKLTEDQWVVIGPTIRKEDSLAILLFNPKLVTDFVWKNFVVNPPPHTVVRKIDYTENPFLSQKALRDIEAMRERDPEMFEHVYGGIPLGDSELSIFKRRWLDACVDAHKVLDLELTGRNVIGFDPADDGEDKCATADKIKGVFTEAEDWASGKDELVQNAKQVWAKAKRARACVSYDTIGVGAFVGGYIDEQNEASGADVEHYAFHAGGSVMDGDKPSDPQNKNSPLNKDEYLNLKSQAWANTARRAMLTFNAVVRGQAIKPEDVLSFSSEMGREKLDALFTELCVPWWVESEGKKRVVPKAKLKKDLGVKSHNLADAVIAADNINFGEQRNYAGMLLSKRHRV; encoded by the coding sequence ATGGCGCGAAGTGCTGCGAGACGAAAAGAGCTAGAGGACAGCACACACCTCACGAACCCGAACCTCTGGGATTTCTGGGAAGAGGTCTTTCTTGGCGGCGCCGACCAAGCCGTTCTGCATGGCGGTCGATCCAGTTCGAAAACACGGGACACCGCCTGTCAGTTAGTGCGCCTGGTCAACCATGTTCCGGTGATGATGCGCGTGCTGTGTATCCGTCGGTTTCAGAACCGCATTCAGGACTCGGTCTACACCGAGCTGAAATGGGCAATCGATCATCTTGGGCTGACTGACGAGTACGACGTCCAGAAGACGACGATCATTCACCGCCGCTCAGGCTCCCAGTTCATCTTCTATGGCATCGAGCGGAACCTCGAAGACATCAAGGGCACGTCCGACGTCGACATTCTCTGGGTCGAGGAAGCCGAAAAGCTGACCGAAGATCAGTGGGTCGTGATCGGCCCTACGATCCGCAAGGAAGACAGCCTTGCAATCCTTCTGTTCAACCCGAAGCTCGTCACGGACTTCGTCTGGAAGAACTTCGTCGTGAACCCGCCACCTCACACGGTGGTTCGGAAGATCGACTACACCGAGAACCCGTTCCTCTCGCAGAAGGCGCTTCGAGACATCGAGGCGATGCGAGAGCGCGACCCGGAAATGTTCGAGCACGTCTATGGCGGTATTCCGCTAGGCGACAGCGAGCTTTCCATTTTCAAGCGGCGCTGGCTGGATGCATGCGTCGACGCGCACAAGGTTCTGGATCTGGAGCTTACCGGCCGGAACGTGATCGGCTTCGACCCGGCAGACGACGGCGAAGACAAGTGCGCCACCGCTGACAAGATCAAGGGCGTCTTCACGGAGGCCGAAGACTGGGCGTCCGGCAAGGATGAGCTGGTCCAGAACGCGAAACAGGTCTGGGCAAAAGCAAAGCGGGCAAGGGCCTGCGTCTCATATGACACGATCGGCGTCGGCGCCTTCGTTGGTGGCTACATCGATGAGCAGAATGAGGCGTCGGGAGCGGATGTTGAACATTATGCGTTTCATGCCGGCGGCTCGGTTATGGACGGCGACAAGCCGAGCGACCCACAGAACAAGAACAGCCCGCTTAACAAAGACGAGTACCTGAACCTGAAGTCGCAGGCGTGGGCCAACACGGCTCGTCGCGCGATGCTGACATTCAATGCCGTCGTCCGGGGGCAGGCGATCAAGCCGGAGGACGTGCTTTCATTCTCGTCTGAAATGGGCCGGGAAAAGCTCGACGCGCTGTTCACAGAGCTTTGCGTGCCTTGGTGGGTCGAGAGCGAGGGCAAGAAGCGCGTCGTGCCGAAGGCGAAGCTCAAGAAAGACCTGGGCGTGAAGTCCCATAACCTCGCTGACGCCGTCATCGCCGCCGACAACATCAACTTCGGAGAGCAGCGCAACTATGCGGGCATGCTCTTATCAAAGAGGCATCGTGTATGA
- a CDS encoding PD-(D/E)XK nuclease-like domain-containing protein, giving the protein MPDSARLNLITQPGIYDLDMDTYHSQCCEGPSISSGGLRKIENESPAHFWCQASGLNPDAIAQPRKAAFEFGKAVHALLFDDQEEISRLVVCPYDNYKKQVARDWRDAQWADGNIIITEDDFTAIKAMHDALAAEPNVPELLTAGEPEKSMIWKDQETGVWLKSRPDRIPTDAVLADLKTCDTANPRILNTEIVTRGYHMQMGLAAEAVRILTGQEVTDAWLVFVEKTPPYAVTTVRLGDELMDFGIRQCRRAIRKFADCLRDNDWPFYCEGPITLHGPEWFTKKLEKELEANLL; this is encoded by the coding sequence ATGCCTGATAGCGCACGCCTCAACCTGATCACCCAGCCGGGCATCTATGACCTCGACATGGACACCTATCACAGCCAGTGCTGCGAAGGTCCGTCTATCTCGTCGGGTGGCCTGCGGAAGATTGAAAACGAAAGCCCGGCCCACTTCTGGTGCCAGGCATCGGGACTGAACCCTGACGCCATAGCCCAGCCGCGCAAAGCTGCTTTCGAGTTCGGCAAAGCCGTTCACGCCCTGCTGTTCGATGATCAGGAGGAAATCTCTCGGCTGGTTGTCTGCCCCTATGACAATTACAAGAAGCAGGTCGCCAGAGACTGGCGAGACGCGCAGTGGGCTGATGGCAACATAATCATCACGGAAGATGATTTTACCGCCATCAAGGCGATGCACGACGCCCTGGCCGCTGAGCCAAATGTCCCGGAACTGCTCACCGCTGGTGAGCCCGAAAAGTCGATGATCTGGAAAGATCAGGAAACAGGCGTCTGGCTGAAGTCGCGACCGGACCGGATTCCGACTGATGCCGTCCTCGCTGACCTGAAGACATGCGACACCGCAAATCCACGCATCCTCAACACCGAAATCGTGACGCGCGGCTATCACATGCAGATGGGCCTCGCAGCTGAGGCCGTGAGGATCCTCACCGGACAGGAAGTCACCGACGCCTGGCTCGTCTTCGTTGAGAAGACGCCGCCCTATGCCGTCACGACCGTGCGGCTCGGTGACGAGCTGATGGACTTCGGCATTCGCCAGTGCCGACGCGCAATCCGCAAGTTCGCGGACTGCCTGCGAGACAATGACTGGCCCTTCTACTGCGAGGGCCCAATCACCCTGCACGGACCGGAATGGTTCACGAAGAAACTGGAAAAAGAGCTGGAGGCTAACCTGCTATGA
- a CDS encoding J domain-containing protein gives MTQRPTEYPVAWPGGIERTQRRTTAQFRSTLASARTNVLDSLRKFGDDTGHKVSDVILSSNVTGLSGKMPEDPGVAVWFVWEGEYRAIAVDRYTKVEWNLQAIHHVIEAERTKMRHGGLSIVRSTLQAYLALAAPGARHWRDVLGLSDGATADDVKNKRRELAAKHHPDRGGSPEQFAEINAAADRALKELS, from the coding sequence GTGACCCAGAGGCCAACCGAATACCCAGTCGCGTGGCCGGGTGGCATTGAACGCACGCAGCGCAGAACGACGGCACAGTTCCGCTCCACTCTCGCGAGCGCGCGCACCAACGTTCTAGATAGCCTTCGGAAGTTTGGAGACGATACGGGACACAAGGTCTCCGACGTCATCCTGAGTTCGAACGTCACGGGCCTGTCTGGCAAAATGCCAGAGGATCCCGGCGTTGCTGTCTGGTTCGTATGGGAAGGCGAATATCGCGCGATAGCGGTCGACCGATACACGAAGGTCGAGTGGAACCTGCAGGCCATCCATCACGTCATCGAAGCCGAGCGCACCAAGATGCGGCATGGCGGCCTTTCCATCGTGCGCTCGACCTTGCAGGCCTATCTCGCGCTCGCGGCGCCTGGTGCCCGGCACTGGCGTGACGTACTCGGACTCTCCGACGGCGCAACTGCTGACGATGTGAAGAATAAGCGCCGCGAACTCGCAGCCAAGCATCACCCAGACCGTGGCGGTTCACCTGAACAATTTGCTGAAATCAATGCGGCCGCAGACCGGGCGCTGAAGGAGCTGTCATGA
- a CDS encoding helix-turn-helix domain-containing protein, with protein MTCTAIDQSPRHVTELDEEIGLALRRARRKASITLEDLSKALGVSYQQAHKYENGTNRISAGRLFKACQVIGVPVASMFPEQDTEEEPVPPAQKIKLHLNAIEKLVEGAVS; from the coding sequence ATGACCTGCACCGCAATCGACCAATCCCCGCGCCATGTCACAGAGCTTGACGAAGAGATCGGCCTCGCGCTTCGACGCGCACGCCGCAAGGCAAGCATCACGCTCGAAGACCTCTCGAAGGCTCTCGGCGTGTCCTATCAGCAAGCTCACAAATACGAGAACGGCACCAACCGGATATCCGCCGGCAGGCTATTCAAGGCGTGCCAAGTGATCGGCGTTCCTGTCGCATCGATGTTCCCTGAGCAGGACACCGAGGAGGAGCCTGTACCTCCCGCTCAGAAGATCAAGCTGCACCTAAATGCGATTGAAAAGCTGGTCGAAGGGGCTGTGTCGTGA
- a CDS encoding DUF4942 domain-containing protein yields MTQTLPDLQLPIERIVADRNAALAKFAEATELLSSAHAAREGASAILARASFGRRHHDRRDDRTRQLKAFELPYGYDAEKARDAFRQELDASIWDGLADRLNFLNLMDADDKEAWRASLEESAPEVTEENIEATLAGLLTDSRLIFQRGLARTFSSLDRRFKSHDVFKFGARIILTHFLNDMGFISYGNRAHDTLVDIERAFATLDGQGPEPRALSDAIQEQRAGGISGPRQGEVETRYFRVRTFKNGNAHLWFTRKDLVEKVNQELAAYYGEVIPDAAERGEELKPGTALAKDLQFYPTPDEVIMNLLRDHDFRDLRVLEPSAGEGAIVRELHAHRAAQITAVEVDASRAARIPSLSGVEIIRANFLDLKPRAEFDWVIMNPPFYGTHWMDHVLRAFDWLKPGGRLIAILPATAEIGESAKHQKFRAWAEKNAPRFERMFSDLPPESFKASGTRIQTVALRLTRSQTLKGPLHGKRIPRTTSPD; encoded by the coding sequence ATGACGCAAACCCTCCCTGATCTTCAGCTGCCGATTGAACGCATTGTCGCTGATCGGAACGCGGCGCTCGCGAAGTTCGCAGAAGCCACCGAGCTGCTGTCCAGTGCGCATGCGGCCCGTGAGGGCGCCTCAGCCATTCTCGCTCGCGCATCCTTCGGTCGCCGCCACCACGATCGCAGGGATGACCGCACCCGCCAGCTGAAAGCGTTCGAGCTCCCATACGGGTACGATGCAGAGAAAGCGCGCGACGCCTTCCGCCAAGAGCTTGATGCGAGCATCTGGGATGGTCTGGCTGACCGGCTCAACTTCCTCAACCTCATGGATGCGGACGATAAGGAGGCATGGCGCGCATCGCTGGAAGAGTCAGCGCCAGAAGTAACCGAAGAAAACATTGAGGCCACGCTTGCAGGCCTTTTGACCGACTCCCGCCTAATCTTTCAGCGAGGGCTTGCGCGAACATTCTCCAGCCTAGATCGCCGCTTCAAGTCTCACGATGTGTTCAAGTTCGGCGCGCGGATAATCCTGACCCATTTCCTCAACGACATGGGATTCATCAGCTACGGCAACCGCGCCCACGACACGCTTGTTGATATCGAGCGCGCATTCGCCACTCTGGACGGGCAGGGGCCAGAACCGCGCGCCCTGAGTGATGCGATACAGGAGCAGCGGGCCGGGGGCATCTCTGGGCCACGCCAAGGCGAAGTCGAGACCCGATACTTCCGCGTCCGCACCTTCAAGAACGGAAACGCGCATCTCTGGTTCACGCGCAAGGATCTGGTCGAGAAGGTCAATCAGGAACTTGCCGCCTACTATGGCGAGGTCATTCCCGACGCTGCCGAACGCGGCGAAGAGCTGAAGCCCGGCACGGCATTAGCGAAAGACCTGCAATTCTACCCGACGCCGGATGAGGTGATCATGAACTTGCTTCGCGACCATGATTTTCGTGATCTGCGAGTATTGGAGCCGAGCGCCGGAGAGGGCGCAATTGTTCGCGAACTTCATGCGCATCGGGCTGCCCAAATTACCGCCGTGGAGGTCGATGCAAGCCGGGCTGCGCGCATCCCTTCATTGTCAGGCGTTGAGATCATTCGGGCAAACTTTCTCGACCTGAAGCCGCGCGCCGAATTTGATTGGGTAATCATGAACCCGCCATTCTACGGCACGCACTGGATGGATCATGTACTGCGCGCTTTCGACTGGCTGAAGCCAGGCGGTCGGTTGATCGCCATACTGCCGGCCACTGCTGAGATTGGCGAAAGCGCCAAACATCAGAAGTTCCGCGCATGGGCAGAGAAAAATGCCCCGCGCTTCGAGCGAATGTTCTCTGACCTGCCGCCCGAAAGCTTCAAAGCCAGCGGTACGCGCATCCAGACGGTCGCGCTCAGACTTACTCGCTCCCAAACACTGAAAGGCCCGCTCCATGGCAAACGAATACCGCGCACGACAAGTCCGGACTGA
- a CDS encoding winged helix-turn-helix domain-containing protein: MSLDRERIDALEAENDELRERISQLEAELYGDDWCCPVDFRLTRAEALLLSLLVKNERMSKELAHRALCDRQGADTEPKIVDVFICKARKKLAPFGVHIHTLWGTGYYLDAETRQALADGTFLQERAA; the protein is encoded by the coding sequence ATGAGCCTCGATCGTGAACGCATCGACGCCCTTGAGGCAGAGAATGACGAGCTGCGCGAGCGTATCTCGCAGCTGGAGGCTGAACTCTATGGCGACGACTGGTGCTGTCCGGTCGACTTCCGTCTGACGCGCGCTGAAGCGCTGCTACTCTCTCTCTTGGTGAAGAACGAGCGCATGTCGAAAGAGCTGGCGCATCGCGCGCTTTGCGACCGGCAAGGCGCGGACACCGAGCCGAAGATCGTCGATGTCTTCATCTGCAAGGCCCGCAAGAAACTTGCGCCCTTCGGTGTCCATATCCACACGCTCTGGGGCACTGGCTACTATCTCGATGCTGAGACGCGACAAGCGCTTGCTGACGGCACGTTCCTTCAGGAGCGCGCGGCATGA
- a CDS encoding DNA methyltransferase has translation MTWPFEPLQPFSYDLIMADPPWLFETYSYKGHEKAAQKHYQCESLQTIKALPVGHLAASDCLLWLWATNPMLDQAFEVVKAWGFRFVTAGTWVKTTATGKIAFGTGYRLRSANEPFLIATNGNPETAKNVRSVVMGPVREHSRKPEEAFAAAEALMPGARRLELFSRQSREGWDSWGNEAGKFDAKSDAFTAHGRMAS, from the coding sequence ATGACGTGGCCTTTCGAACCCCTGCAGCCGTTCAGCTATGATTTGATTATGGCAGACCCTCCGTGGCTGTTCGAGACATACTCGTACAAAGGCCACGAGAAGGCAGCGCAGAAGCACTATCAGTGCGAGTCGCTGCAGACCATCAAGGCCCTTCCGGTTGGCCATTTAGCCGCCTCTGATTGCCTGCTCTGGCTATGGGCGACGAACCCGATGCTCGATCAGGCCTTTGAGGTCGTGAAGGCATGGGGCTTTCGCTTTGTCACGGCTGGCACTTGGGTGAAGACCACGGCGACCGGCAAGATTGCGTTCGGGACCGGCTACCGCCTGCGGAGCGCGAATGAGCCGTTCCTGATCGCAACGAACGGCAATCCTGAGACCGCAAAGAACGTCCGCAGCGTCGTCATGGGCCCTGTCCGTGAGCACTCGCGCAAACCCGAAGAAGCATTCGCGGCCGCTGAGGCTTTGATGCCCGGCGCGCGCCGCCTTGAGCTGTTCAGTCGGCAGTCTCGTGAGGGCTGGGACAGCTGGGGCAACGAGGCAGGGAAGTTTGATGCCAAAAGTGACGCTTTCACAGCTCATGGGAGAATGGCCTCATGA
- a CDS encoding YdaU family protein, with product MANAFMPFYTGDYLRKTRRLKAPEHGAYILLLIALWDEGGALPYDESELREIARCSTRTWPKIWAKLKPFFIISEGQISHQKVTDTLADVSEKRRSYVARGKKGGTNSAKKRKENKDAAEAQLQQSSSNQPKGLDNPKGLYPTLPPDGALALEELRAAAGTGHELSDIEKLVTCITGWRDGAFLVNGQYALEKLGQSLRPVLLKAGVRLELDRPSTPAQQPELKAIRGGKDNG from the coding sequence GTGGCTAACGCTTTCATGCCCTTCTACACGGGCGACTATCTCCGCAAGACACGCCGCCTGAAAGCGCCAGAACACGGCGCTTACATCCTGCTGCTCATCGCTCTCTGGGATGAAGGCGGAGCGCTTCCCTATGACGAGTCCGAGCTTCGAGAGATCGCCCGATGCTCGACTCGTACGTGGCCAAAAATATGGGCGAAACTGAAGCCGTTTTTCATCATCTCTGAAGGTCAGATATCCCATCAAAAGGTGACCGATACTCTGGCCGATGTTTCGGAGAAGCGTCGTAGTTACGTCGCTCGGGGGAAGAAGGGCGGAACAAACTCCGCCAAAAAGCGAAAAGAAAACAAGGACGCTGCCGAAGCTCAGCTACAGCAAAGCTCAAGCAACCAACCCAAAGGGTTGGATAATCCTAAAGGATTATATCCAACCCTCCCGCCTGACGGCGCGCTTGCTCTTGAGGAGCTGCGCGCCGCCGCCGGGACTGGGCACGAACTCTCTGACATCGAAAAGCTTGTCACCTGCATCACGGGCTGGCGAGACGGGGCCTTCCTCGTCAACGGCCAGTACGCCCTTGAGAAGCTTGGCCAGTCGCTCCGGCCCGTTCTGCTGAAGGCAGGCGTCCGGCTTGAGCTGGATCGGCCTTCGACCCCCGCACAGCAACCAGAATTGAAGGCCATCAGAGGAGGAAAAGACAATGGCTGA
- a CDS encoding recombinase RecT, with amino-acid sequence MSNELEPVEKAKSLGSELTISNRGGGFLPAPTSVKDAIDFAQLMAKAGPCVGAAFRGNVGSCLAIYMQAGRLGMDPFALSTKAYLVNDNIAYEAQAVAAMVYASPVLVGRLHFRYEGEGEERKIFVTGRVKGEPQLCEYESQPLRVMRKGGRSPLWEKDPDQQMAYYATRAWARRWVPDVIMGVYTIDEMDEIDMRDVTPRDPAADRLKVNVAKFEEDRNTGRKGLKMPEADKAQDAEVEGPEAETADAADEPSSQPGEEEPDAFESMILVQDAFEAARTDLEVSGVRDSALACSWIDDEARDTIQKLAANRFDELEAEKETA; translated from the coding sequence ATGAGCAACGAACTTGAACCCGTCGAGAAAGCCAAGAGCCTTGGCAGCGAACTGACCATCTCAAACCGTGGCGGCGGCTTCCTGCCCGCTCCCACGTCCGTGAAGGATGCGATCGATTTCGCGCAACTCATGGCGAAGGCTGGCCCATGTGTCGGCGCTGCGTTCCGCGGCAATGTCGGCTCCTGCCTCGCCATCTACATGCAGGCTGGACGCCTCGGCATGGACCCCTTCGCGCTTTCGACGAAGGCCTATCTCGTCAACGACAACATCGCCTATGAAGCGCAAGCCGTTGCCGCCATGGTCTACGCGTCTCCCGTTCTCGTGGGGCGCCTGCACTTCCGGTACGAAGGCGAGGGCGAAGAGCGCAAAATCTTCGTGACCGGCCGCGTCAAAGGTGAGCCTCAGCTCTGTGAGTACGAGAGCCAGCCTCTCCGAGTCATGCGCAAGGGTGGCCGCTCGCCTCTCTGGGAAAAAGACCCTGACCAGCAGATGGCCTATTACGCGACCCGCGCATGGGCGCGGCGCTGGGTGCCTGACGTGATCATGGGCGTCTACACCATCGACGAGATGGACGAGATCGATATGCGCGATGTCACACCTCGTGACCCCGCAGCTGACCGGCTCAAGGTGAACGTCGCCAAGTTTGAAGAGGATCGGAACACAGGCCGCAAGGGCTTGAAGATGCCCGAAGCCGACAAGGCCCAGGATGCCGAGGTCGAAGGGCCGGAGGCTGAGACGGCCGACGCCGCAGACGAGCCATCGTCACAGCCTGGAGAAGAAGAGCCGGACGCATTCGAAAGCATGATCCTCGTGCAGGACGCTTTCGAAGCAGCGCGCACCGACCTTGAAGTCAGCGGCGTGCGCGACTCTGCCCTTGCCTGCTCATGGATCGACGATGAGGCGCGCGACACCATCCAGAAGCTCGCCGCCAATCGTTTTGACGAACTCGAAGCCGAGAAGGAAACCGCGTGA
- a CDS encoding DUF2312 domain-containing protein, giving the protein MADGNMVMDQDFDVKVQQAREIMIENDRASVSFIQRKMTIGYNRAAAIMEHLEEKGFVSKPNHAGKRELLGGNSTVTISGPGVEPITMSETEFHRAAAKAAQSVDMFPDAPEATKPPMDAGRLTEAAREKLRLTVERIERLEDEKKEVADQIKDVYAEAKAMGYDTKALRSVVKLRKIDRQEREEQDAVLETYLIALGEI; this is encoded by the coding sequence ATGGCTGACGGAAACATGGTCATGGATCAGGACTTCGACGTTAAGGTCCAGCAGGCCCGCGAGATCATGATCGAGAACGACCGCGCATCGGTCTCATTCATCCAGCGCAAGATGACGATCGGCTACAACCGAGCCGCTGCCATCATGGAGCATCTAGAGGAAAAGGGCTTCGTGTCGAAGCCGAACCACGCCGGGAAGCGCGAACTACTTGGAGGCAATTCGACCGTCACCATAAGCGGCCCGGGCGTTGAGCCGATCACCATGTCGGAGACAGAGTTTCACCGAGCCGCAGCAAAGGCGGCTCAAAGCGTCGACATGTTCCCGGACGCTCCTGAAGCAACTAAGCCACCCATGGACGCAGGCAGGCTCACCGAAGCGGCTCGCGAGAAGCTTCGCCTCACCGTCGAGCGCATCGAACGGCTTGAGGACGAGAAGAAGGAGGTCGCCGACCAGATCAAGGATGTCTACGCCGAGGCAAAGGCCATGGGCTATGACACCAAGGCGCTTCGATCCGTGGTGAAGCTTCGCAAGATCGATCGGCAGGAGCGCGAAGAACAGGACGCAGTCCTCGAAACCTACCTCATCGCGCTCGGTGAAATCTGA